The region tcaagtcactagtgttaaaaaaaagctcttgcagtgtgaaccagcttaattaagaaaaaaaaaaaaaaaaaacctctaataCTGCAGGTCTGTGTGGTAGCTCTCGAAACACCCGATAACGCATAGTGCTGGTTTTGAAGGGCATTTTGCACAGTAATATCGGGTTTCCGATCGAATTGCATTTTTGCGGCAAACCTTACATCTCTTTTGGGGATATAGCCTCGATGAAGTAGGGGGGAGTACTGCAGGAAAATGCCTTTCATGGAGTCTGATGACATCCTCCGAAACAAGTTGCACTGGGTTCTTTTCAGGTTGTACAGATCGGTGAATGAGTGTTCTGATGACTTGCTCCTGAAATTTTAAAAACCTGGCCTTGTTGCGTGATGATGATCTCTTATAGATGACAAAAGAGTTGTGAAGGGCCACCTGCATTAAATAAATTGATACTTTTTTGTACCAAGCCCTGCGTTTTCTATCGATGCGGTAAGGAGCAAGCATCTGATCTGCCAAGTCCACACCCCCCATGTGCTTATTGTACTCAGCAATGGCCACAGGTTTTGTCACTTCTTGTCTTCGGGACGTCACTGATGTAGTCGCCTCAGAATGTATGTTGGTCAGAAGCAAAACATCCCTTTTATCCCTGTATTTTAGGGCAAGCAGTTCATCGTTTCGGTTGCTGTAACACTCCCCTCTTTTCAGTTTTTTATTCAAGACCTGTGGTGGCAGACCCTTTCTGTTAGCTCTAACAGTTCCGCAGGCCCCAGTCTGAGCTGTATGCAAAAATTTGAACAGTGGGACACTAgaataaaagttgtccacatacagCTGATACCCTTGGTGGAGTAATGGGTTAATGAGATCCAGGACAATTCGCTCACTAGCACCCATGTAAGGAGGGCATCCAGGAGGTTCAATTACACTGTCCTTTCCTTCGTATACCCTGAAAGTATAGGTAAAGCCCGTCCCGCTTTCGCATAATTTATATAATTTGACCCCGTATCTGGATCGTTTGGAGGGGATATActgctttattcccagtcttccgtGAAAAGGTACAAGGGACTCGTCAATTGCGATTTTTTGATTTGGGATGTAAAGCTCTCCAAATTTTTGATTCAGGTGGTCAATGAGGGGCCGTATTTTGAAAAGGCGGTCACGGTCAGGGTCATCATGGGAAAGATTATTGGCATTGTCATTAAAATGCAAGCAACTCATAATCAATTCGTAACGGTGTCTGGGCATTGCTGCAGAATAAATGGGCATGTAGTGAATTGAATCCTTGCTCCAGTACCTGTTTTGCTCTGGTTTTTTTGTAATGCCCATATTGAGGGTCAAACCTAAAAAAAATTTCAGTTCAGgaacatttgtggggttccacttTCCCAcaaatggtgaggtgggattagccgctaTTTTTTGCTGGGCATAAAGATTTGTCTGTTCACAGACAAACTGCAGAAATGTGTCTGTTATGAACAGACTCAAAAAATCTAGTGGCTGCATGTTCTCAGTGGCCACTTGTATACCACTACTGGCTGTGAAGGGATGGATGCTAGGGACCTCCAAATTAGAGGGTGCCCACTGTGGGTGGCGAAGCTCATAAGGTAGCTCTTGCCTCTGActtggcctggcagccctctgacCTCTCTGACTGGCATTGCTGGTAGTAGCTGCGCTGGGTGCTGTCATCTCATCTGGGTGAGGTGATCCCCCTTCAGCAGCAGAATCGGTGTCACTGTTCATTGGATCAGGATCAGTGCCCCTCGCCTGCACTTCTGTCCTAGCTGGCTGAGCTGGTGGTGGCCCAGCGGAGTCAGAATCTGTGTCGCTTTCTGACAGCGAATCCGAATCTTCTTGGGGACACCACTCTTCATCTGAATCAGATAGGTCTTCTTCACTGCTGTCGCTATACTGCAGAATGGCGCAGGCCTCTTCTGCCGTAAATAGCCTCTTTGCCATCTTAATGACTAAGTTAggcaggcaggtaggtaggtatattttttttatataaaaagggAAGTTAGCTAGTAAGGAGTAGGGTAAAAAAGGTATAGGATATAGTATAGTATACACTATATAGTAGTGTATGAAAAAAGGAATGTATGGGCCTGAAATGCCTAACAAAAAAAGGAGGAAAGGAGAGGTTAAGTGGTGTGGCAAGGGAAGGGTTAATCAGCTTAATCAGCTACTGAAAAGCTGGTACTGAAAAGCTGTCAGAATCAGCAAATCTAACAAAATAGATTTCCCCTCAGCAATGTGATAAAAGTAACACATACCTCAGATCACAGGAGCAGagtgatctgattttttttttacttttatctaCACTGTGTCTCTATTTGTAAACTTTAGAATGAATGAAGACTGCCACTGGCTGTAGCAGCCGTCAATCATTTATTATAAACTCTGATTGGATTTGGGAAACTCTTTTCCCAGTATCCAATCAGTGATCTGTAACTTAGGGGGagttagtgtgtgtatatatgtttatatacatCACAATGAATGAAGGCTGCCACTGGCTGTGGCAACCGTCAATCATTCATCAGAAAATCGTTTCCCAGTCTCCAATCAGTGATCTGTAACTTAGGGGGATGTGTGCATGTAATACAGTAATGAAAGGGCAGCTGTCAATCATTGACAAAGCACTGTGATTGGAtaatggggactggggtccccaaaaccaATCCAGGTGCTCGAGAGGGTCATAGGGTCACATGCCTGTGCACGATCGCCGCATACCCATGGGGGACATGTTTATGAATGAAGGCTGCCTCAAGCAgaggcagtcttcattcatttatttagCAGGCaacatgattggttattggggactggtgtCCCCAAAACCAATCCAGGTGCTCTACAGGGTCATAGGGTCACATGCCTGCACGTGCACGTGCACGATCGCCGCATACCCATAGGGGAACATGTTTATGAATGAAGGCTGCCTCAAGCAgaggcagtcttcattcatttatttatcaggcaacatgattggttattggggactggggtccccaaaaccaatcattgcactgagGAGCTGGTGTGCACGTGCGCGCGCACGGCGCGGGGGCGTGCCATCGCGCGCTGCACCTTTGTTTACAACTTATGAATGAAGGCTGCCTCAAGCAGAGGCAGTCTCCATTCATTTATTTGTCAGGCagcatgattggttattggggactggggtccccaaaaccaATCATAGCTCTGCGGAGCTGGTGTGCACATGCGCACGCACGGCGcggggggcgcgcgatcgcgcgctgcaccttTGTTTACAACTTATGAATGAAGGCTGCCTCAAGCAGAGGCAGTCTCCATTCATTTATTTGTCATGTGGTTCGATTGGTTTTGGGGACCTCAGTCCTCAATAACCAATCAATGGACTGCAAGGGCTGTGCGGGTGGGTGCGTGcacgcgcgatcgcgcgcacacggcaacaaaaacaatgtgcctgctgttttgttatgaatgaagactgctCCTGTTTGAAGCAGCCTTTATTCATCAATCGGGGacactaattggatttaggaacactcgttcctaatgtccaattagtcaactgctgtgcgggctggctgcaGTGTGCGAGCGTGTTGCCCCGCCCTCTCCCAGCATGTAAACAGGAACatacgcctttctccgtccctgggggtgaagcagtgcacagagggacggagaaatttagcactgcagaggtaaagtggttaaagttccgtggagagatatgcagaagttcagattgttacattctatttggttgaatgtatctattgataaatgttacacactctttggctgtcctccaagctccttctcagtgagagagagtgagtcacattcaacacttagatacatttatgtaaacaaaatgtatctatttcagcttcggatgcgtctgcagaaatctccaggaactttaaaggcctgtgtaactcttccaatgctggtctagtaaaaaaaaaaaatgctggttgcatataatatactgtaaataatgttttagagcaaagttgaaatgcagggttatattccgctttaaatttgtAAGACACTGAGATAACCGTTAAGACCATTGCTAAACAATTCACAACAATGAGTTCTCGATTTACTTACTTCAATTACAGTTCATTTCTTGTTGCTTTCATTCTTCATCAGAACTGATGATATTATCACCTGTATCCTCTGTATTTCCACCATCAGCTTCATCAGAACCACCTACAGAGTCATTGGTGTTTCCCTCATCTTCATCCTCAGGTTTACCTGGACCGATGGGACCATCTGTAAGCATTTCATACAAATATGTGTCCTCATCGTCATCCTCATCTTCATCCCAGCCATTATCATTAGGATCGATTGAATCAGTGGGGGGTACACCTTTTCCAGATTCATTTGAACTTGGCTGATCTCTTTCATCATTGTTTGCTTTATTGCCATCTCCATTATTTCCAGTATCCTGGTATACAATTACTTACATGTTACTTTCATATCAAACCACCACATAAAATATATGTGCACATTAGAATACAACAATAAAATATGCTACTTTATCAAAGCTTCAAAGGGAGCAGTCACTGTTGCCATGACTGAGCTTCCGATCACATCTGGCTTTTTCTATTGGCTCTGCACCGACAGAAAAAAAGAGAACATCTGATTGGCAGTTGGGAATATAACAGGAGGATGTGATTTGCATTACAGTGCAGAGCTCCTTGAAGAGGCAACAcaatgacatatagaagaatgtaatacattagtcaggatacccaattttaggttaattatcctgatttcagcagcataaacactccctatatctatatattgttgtatattggtatgaaacccaccctcccctatacttgGATATCATAAAGCATTTTCCTTACAGTGCAGTGGGAAaccagggtccatatgcaattcactttttctccaaagttttataCCAGGTGAAaatgtttcatcttctctttaaaataacttttcagcattttataattgaaaaagtactagtaaaaaaaaagtactagtaaaattattttcagtattttcttgctagctgggggtttaaagaggaactccagtgaaaataatgtaataaaaaagtgctttatttttacaataattatgtataaatgatttagtcagtgtttgcccattgtaaaatcttttaaatccctgatttacattctgacatttaccatatggacattttactgctggcaggtgatgtagctgctgcttgcttttttttggcagttgaaaacagctgtaaacagctatttcccacaatgcaacaaggttcacagatagaaactgccatgaccatggtcctcagagtttcttatgggaggggtttcaccacaatatcagccataaagagccccctgatccgtttgtgaaaaggaatagatttctcatgtaaaagggggtatcagctactgattgggatgaggttcaattcttggtcacggtttctctttaaaaggcattttattgacaaggcgtGATAATattaacttggagaaaactaaagtgaaaaagtaaattgcatatgggcccaggtgttgtttctgctcactttagAACACACGATTACAAACATACTGCATTGATGCAGTAAATATGTCTATGTCCTAAAAAGTGCTGGTGTGGGTTCTAGGATGTACAGTAGAACCTATGTCCGCCACCTTGCATACGTGTGTGTGCTCCCACACGTGCACCTGTGTAGTCCTTTGTaaaagtgaatgattgctgctatagcTAGGTTgctcgtgactcgtgtataagtcgaccctatacttttatttagtgagtctgacctacatttctagacttatagtcgagtatatacagtattgtcTAAATTTCCTTCTCTGCTCTAAGAAATTAGCCACACCACAATAACCTTTATACACAAACATTTATTAAATTAAAAGTTTCAGAGAGGGTAATGATACTCAAGATGAGTATGATATTagcttttacctactttttagtatttttcAGTTGTTAGCTGCTAGAAAGTTATGTTGtaggtaaaatgaaaaaaatttttCCTTAGAGAATGATCAGAAACAAGGTAATTGAATAGGATCCTGTGGCCCAtacgcaattgactttttctcctgggatataattttttttcatcttctctttaaaataacttttcagtactctccAATTAGAAAAAAGTCCCAAAACGTACTAGTGAAAAATCTAAAACAGTACTGTCAACGTTATTTTTAGtactttcttacttgctggtggcttaaaatgaattttattgtcaagttctgaaaatatcacctaggaaaaaactaaggagaaaaagtgaattgcatgtgggcctttGTTTTACAATGCAGAAGCTTATCTGATTTTTTGTCACAGACGTGAATGTATTTTCCTTGGATGCTATTATTTCTGTGTTTGTTCAATAAACTGCAGAGTTTGTTTCTGTAAAAATTCTGCAAAATTCAGCACCTGAACAGCTCTGCATAATCATGGACGCTTAAGGGGACCCTGAGCAGACTGTGTGGGTATACAATAAAGCATATCCACAAATACTTAAGAATACCCTCTCACTTACGGCCCCTGTAGTAAAGCTTTCTGCCCACTGGTCTGTTCGTTGTAAATTACATTGGGGCCGGCGACTCTCAGCAAAGTTGCACTGTGACCCCGAAACTCCTCTCCTGCAATGACGTGCTGCTCGTGCAGGGATAGACTTAGAGGAGGATGACGGAGGCTGGAGCATGCACACTCCGCATGAACTGACTTCCGCTTCTGGGGTCACAGCGCGACTTTGCTGAGATTCGCCGGCCCTAATGTAATTTATATCGGTCAGGGGCCGTAAGTGAGGGAgtattcttaaagtgaatgggaaccgcatttaaaaaaatgagatagatacttacccaaggagagggaaggctctgggtcctatagagccttccggctcctctcctggtcccgtcattccggtgctggctcgctcggtagcagtatttgactaaattagtcaaatactgctttacccggccgaaagaggcttcagaagtcttcagggagcccgagtgctcctgaagaagggcggccctgtactgcgcctgcgcaagcacgctctcttgcacgctcacgcctgtgcagtatggagccgcatgtcttcgggaggacacggctcccgaagacttccaaataccctttcggccggggattgaaacgggggggagacagcacaggatagggagcaccgagagaggagacggaaggctctatacgacccagagccttccctctccttaggtaagtatctgcttcatttttaaaaaaatgcggttcccattcactttaagtattcctgggtatgcttaaatgcatGCCCACAcagtctgctcagggtccctttaactttaACAGGGTTTTTAACAGGGTCCATTTCCCACCAAAACAACAGCAAATGAATGTAATTATATTCTGTTTCCATGCAGTGACCACTCCTAGCAATACTGTTCTATGAACTGTGTGGATTTTCCACCAAAACAACTTCAAATTAATATAATTATAATCTGTATCCATGCAGTGACCACTCCTAGCAATACTGTTCTATGAGCTGCGTGGACTTGCTTTTGTCCACAAACTATGTTATCTGTGTATATATCACAACTGTATGGACAATATagagcatgtaaaaaaaaattcaatgtgTGTTACACTGGACTGTAAATATAAAAGTAAACTGTACTGAGCTCTATCACAAGATTTCCTcattatgggccatatgcaattcactttttcacctgagttttctcctaggggataatttttcaacttctttttaaaataacttttcagcattttacaaatgaaaaagtactaaaaagtagatgaaaaggcacttgcaaaattattttgagtattttcttgcttgctggtggtttacaaCGGATTTTAaagacaagttttaaaatatcacctgggagaaaactcaggtgaaaaagtgaattgcatttggccctATGTGTTCTAAATATACacgtttgcttaaaaaaaaaaatattattgcagtgcttttcagcaaaaATAATATGGCTGTGTCAGTCTATTATAAGTGTTTAAGCAACCCAATGCATGCTAATATGGGAAGAAAAGGCATCCTTTTATCTCCTGGCTGGtctaataaatgagaagttagctCACAGACTGCTCTGTTCTCCTCTGAGCATCACATTCAAGATTTAGGGAGACAGGGATTTGGGGATGTTTTATACACCTAAGAAACCAATCTAACAAAAAACAATCCAAACAGAGtagcatattagagaatgatagcTGACTGCAAACTAAAGTTTTACGGTGATTTTTAATAGTATTAAATTACAGAATGACAGCATTAGCATATTTTATATAGTCATTTTAAttagatatttccttttaagtacacatttctaaatatattacCGGCAGGTATTTTCCTCCATTTGACACCTTTTCAAAATTCCAGATACCGACAGTCATCTCTTTTACCTTCTTTTGGCTGGCACATGCTGCGTAATCTATCACATATAAGATGTTAAATGCAGTGTCATTACATTTCAATACAAAAGCATTTTGTTTGGTAATACTAAAACATATAGTATTTGTGGTTAAGAATCTAAGTGAAGTCTTGTCCGTATACTCACATGTATTCAAGCAGATGCTGAATCCAATCAGCATGAATATAACTGAGATTTTCATTTCACAGGTTGCAGAGTTCAGTTTTATGGAAGTATGGCAGTCACAAGTACAGATTTATATACTTTCACCACACATCACAAAATCTCACTAAATCTCTCCACGAAACAAATCCATACACTAATCTCTATAAAATATTTTGGCAAGTTCAGTCTACAATGTTCTGTCTAAGCCTGAAGTTAAATATTAGCAAAATCTTTAAGTCTTTTTTTATATGTCTACTTCATTTTACTGGTACTGTCAGTCCCTTTCAAAGGGGAGGGATTCAATGTGTTTAGTTTTTGGATTTGAAAGCTTTGATTAATAAAATATCGTCACATAAGAATGTGGTCAGTGATGTATGACCTTAGAAAATAGACCTACTTACGTGTGCAGTATAATAAACAACTGCTCTGTTCTTCTTTATGtccaaattaataaaaaaaagggatcatttgcatattcagtagtagtgcattgtagtagtgcattgtgggtaaccacaaatgttcacttatagcggaattatttcagatttccttctgttttaagaaggcaaatacaccaagctttgctttttttagtaggagggctttttggtccattttatccccctatacattcctagtagtttgggtcaccctgagctgcttggttactctgttgtactggtccaagccctatctcatacagccttatcaatccctgccatgtactgatgagggccaaaagtctgaagcaggctgtctacatgtgggtttgatatggctgtgtaaaatttaaagctatagacttgctatacaccagcggttctggatgcttgcttggcttaccaagggtgatAAGGGATAATTTgcgtattcagtagtagtgcattgtgggtaaccacaaatgttcacttatagcagaactattgcagatttccttctgttttaagaaggcaaatacaccaagctaAAAAGAAGAAAGTTATTTTGAacgtaagatgaaaaattatttcctgggagaaaaatcaggagaaaatgtAATTGAGTAGGGTGATTATCTGATTGCTGCCACAGACATGAAAATATACTGCATTCTTTGAACACTATCATTTCTGTTAAATAAACTGCAGAGTTTGTTTCTAAAAAAAATCAGCATCAGAACAGCTCTGCATAATCATGGAAGCTTACCTTTTCCACCAAAAACAATTACAAATTAATTTATTTATGTACTGGTTCAGTGCAATGACtcttccttgaaatgctgtatgtGAGCTGGGTGTACTTGCTTTTGTCTGCAGATAATGTTATCTAAGTAAAAATCACAACTGCTTGTGCAGTAAAGAGTATGGTAAAGAGCATTTTATTGGATATTATGCTGGACTGTAAATATACATATacaatatacattatatatatatatatatatatatatatatatatatatatatatatatatatatatatatatatacagtatatatatacagtatatatatactatatatttacCATATACATACAATATAATAAATATCTGCTCTATACTGCTCTAACTAATTAACCAGAGGGTAATAAATTACCCCCCTGATCTATTTAAAGTAATTTATCCAGCACAAAGAGCCCCCCCCCATACAACAATAGCATGACAATTTTGTGTAATCATTATAGTGACAAAAAAATAGCCCAAGTCATAGCTCTGACATTACAGTCTGAACAGGTGCTGGGTATGTATCCACTTGCTTACCGCTCATCCTACCTACTGGGGTCTAAATGGACCACAAGCAGTAGTTTGCTGGcgctataaaaaaaaactgaagttaTTCACAGCTGCCATTTTAGGAATTTGTTACCTCACCACCGATAAGTCCAAATCAAATATTCTTttcttattttaaatgttattgtGCCGACTGGATATATTTTTTTAGACAGAAACAACTGGCTACCACACTGCACATAAACCTTCACACAATATAGTTGGTCTAAAAGCATAAAATCTTATGGCATCACAATCCATCTTGGTCACTGTTTAGAAATGGAAAAGTGCCTGCAGTTACTTCAAGCTATGCACTCCCCAATTAGTCTGATCAGGTTGTTTGCAAAAACAGTTCATTGGATATGTGAGGTagtagtatgcccccccccccccccccccccatcctgcaaTATATGCAATAAAGCCTCTGTTAACTGGAGTGTTTAGGTCACATAGGCCAAATCAAACCCCTTTATGATATGCAAAGAATTCTTGACCAGCCCTGCATGAAACAACTGATGTTACgctccaccaccagcactccttgGATAGCAACACATCAAATTTGATGGACCACCGCTGCCAATGATCTGTAGTGCATATTGGGAATTCCCAGGCTCCCCTCACCTCTCCTTTATTTGCGCAATATTACGGAATATCTTCCTCCTAAGGGTATATGAACAGCAGCAGGATGGGGAGGAAAGatgaggagctcagttttgtccagGTTAAGCTtctggaacctagctgacatccaaaaGGAAATAGCTGAGAGACATAAGGAGACCTTGTCCACAGTGGTGGAGGAGAGAtcaggggtatggaggtaaatctcagTGTCATCGGCATAAAGATGGTATTTAAAGCACAGGGAGGTAAGTcgtttgccaattgaggaagtgtatattgaggacagaagggggaccagaacagagccctgggagaCCACGACTGTGAAGGGGATAGGAGTTGAAAGCCATTGAAAGAggttgtgaaggagcgattggagagGTAGGAGATCCAAGCCAAGGTGAGCCCATGGATGAACAAGGACTGTAGGGATTGGAGGAGGCAGGAATAGTCTACCGTTTCAAATGTCGAGGAGAGGACAAGGTGGAACAGGATGGAGTAAGTGCTTTGGGctctggcaagggtaaggtcactgatcaccttggcgagggctgtttctgttGAGTGTGCAGGTGGGAATccatactgtagggggtcaagtatggAATTGGTGTTGAGGTATTGGGTAATAATGCATTGGTGGGCCAGATGTTTGAGGCGTTtaaaggcaaagggaaggaggaaAATTGGGcgatagtttgagggtagggatgggtcaagtgagggttttttttcagcaggggaagtatgGAGGCCTGTTTGAAGGCTTTGAGGAAGGTGCCTGGAGAGGTTGAGCAAGGAGGTGAGGATTGGGGCCAGGTAAGGTAAGTGGGGGCA is a window of Hyperolius riggenbachi isolate aHypRig1 chromosome 6, aHypRig1.pri, whole genome shotgun sequence DNA encoding:
- the LOC137522497 gene encoding uncharacterized protein, with the translated sequence MTVGIWNFEKVSNGGKYLPDTGNNGDGNKANNDERDQPSSNESGKGVPPTDSIDPNDNGWDEDEDDDEDTYLYEMLTDGPIGPGKPEDEDEGNTNDSVGGSDEADGGNTEDTGDNIISSDEE